The window TATATTATGCCTTAGAACCTGAACtggacaccatggttcttgcctttTTGGCCTCgcttgtggccacgtcctcgtTTATAATTATTGCCATGAGATGATATGGTATTCCCTTTAAGGGAAGCAtcattcacttctgggaatgATACTGATCCAGTAAGCCGGgactgatgattcttcatcagaaGCTCATTGTTTTGCTCAGCTACAAGGAGCACAGATATCAACTGGTTATACTGAGTAAAACCTCGCTCTCTATACTGATGCTGTATGAGCACATTGGAGACATGAAAAGTGttgaaagtcttttccagcatGTCTTCCTCAGTAATGGTTTCTCCACAGAGCTTCAATTGGGAGGTAATTCTAAACATagcagaattgtactcagccacCATCTTAAAATCCTGGATCTTTAGGTGAGTCTACTCATAACGAGCCATCGGAAGATTCACCGTtttctggtgattgtatctatTTTTCAGTGCCTTCTAGAGGGTTAATGGATCTTCAACCATGAGGTACTCGCTCTTCAGTCCCTTATCAAGGTGGCGACTGATAAAGATCATGGCCTTTGCCCGATCTTGAGATGATGCACTGTTATCCTTTTTAATAGTTTCTCCAAGATTCGCTGCCTCCAGATGAATCTTGGCATCCATTACCCAGGTAAGGGAATTCTTCCCAGTAATATTCAGGGTAACAAAATCAAGCTTTAccaagtttgccattttcttttctgaaagaaaaatgaggtgtgtaagaacttgcaataatgtGTATTCTGGAGGAATGTATTGTTaaaacttctggttcttacaaatttttcattttgatcttcaggccaaaatgataagcactcgaaacttcaggctcgagatttaCACGATGAATGAGGAGGGCGATTCTACTGCACCATTCTCATTGAATATCATATAATGGGCGATTATTCCATACCACTCAAGCAGtagaaatttaaatatgcagagcagggtgggtgattataccacaccacctaaaattgcaataaaattaaatagc is drawn from Malus domestica chromosome 14, GDT2T_hap1 and contains these coding sequences:
- the LOC108175282 gene encoding uncharacterized protein produces the protein MANLVKLDFVTLNITGKNSLTWVMDAKIHLEAANLGETIKKDNSASSQDRAKAMIFISRHLDKGLKSEYLMTHLKIQDFKMVAEYNSAMFRITSQLKLCGETITEEDMLEKTFNTFHVSNVLIQHQYRERGFTQYNQLISVLLVAEQNNELLMKNHQSRLTGSVSFPEVNDASLKGNTISSHGNNYKRGRGHKRGQKGKNHGVQFRF